Proteins encoded together in one Bradyrhizobium sp. PSBB068 window:
- a CDS encoding glutathione S-transferase N-terminal domain-containing protein, translating to MIDLHYWSTPNGHKITIFLEETGLEYKIFPVNIGKGDQFKPDFLQVAPNNRIPAIVDHAPKGGGKPISLFESGAILLYLAEKTGQFLPQDLYGRYDAIQWTFWQMGGLGPMAGQNHHFRNYAVEKLPYAIDRYVNETNRLYGVLNKRLADREFIAGAYSIADMASYPWVVPYKNQGQEIDDFPHLKRWLETIGKRPATERAYAKAKEVNPNFGQPAIRTEEERKLLFGQTAAVVR from the coding sequence ATGATCGATCTCCACTACTGGTCCACGCCGAATGGTCACAAGATCACGATCTTCCTCGAAGAGACCGGATTGGAGTACAAAATTTTCCCGGTGAACATCGGCAAGGGCGATCAGTTCAAGCCGGATTTCCTGCAGGTCGCGCCGAACAACCGCATTCCGGCCATCGTCGATCACGCGCCGAAGGGCGGCGGCAAGCCGATCTCCTTGTTCGAATCCGGCGCGATCCTGCTTTACCTCGCCGAGAAGACCGGACAATTCCTGCCCCAGGATCTCTACGGCCGCTACGACGCGATCCAGTGGACGTTCTGGCAGATGGGCGGGCTCGGGCCGATGGCCGGGCAGAACCATCACTTCCGCAACTACGCGGTCGAGAAGCTGCCTTACGCGATCGACCGCTATGTCAACGAGACCAACCGGCTTTACGGCGTGCTCAACAAGCGGCTCGCCGATCGCGAATTCATTGCCGGCGCCTACTCGATCGCCGACATGGCGAGCTATCCCTGGGTCGTGCCCTACAAGAACCAGGGCCAGGAGATCGACGACTTCCCGCATCTGAAGCGCTGGCTGGAGACGATCGGCAAGCGCCCGGCGACCGAGCGCGCCTATGCCAAGGCCAAGGAGGTCAACCCGAATTTCGGCCAGCCCGCGATCCGCACCGAGGAAGAGCGGAAATTGCTGTTCGGGCAGACCGCGGCGGTGGTGCGGTAG
- a CDS encoding PAS-domain containing protein has protein sequence MRLDWRAISGPALAAITGLAAFLIDRLMIAVPNPAPLFVCIVALASSISGITSGLISAAIAVAASALFFLDHRALPGYDIADLARMLMLAATAAGTALITGMLRQKWIDAFAAEQQHHATAARLAAALDQVDIGIVLLDADTRAEFINRAFRDYFALSDAQADSKPPFVALMYHGRDTGAYQLPEDELSAFVAKRIEMMRAGDSTPINLNLADGQVLRFSCTALPDGGRMLSYTPVTDLVRHTDDPARADEYRAQRAGRERHLARLLRAAE, from the coding sequence ATGCGGCTTGATTGGCGTGCAATTTCAGGTCCGGCCCTGGCGGCGATCACGGGGCTCGCCGCCTTCCTGATCGATCGCCTCATGATCGCCGTTCCCAACCCTGCGCCGCTGTTCGTCTGCATCGTGGCGCTCGCGAGCTCGATCAGCGGCATCACTTCCGGGCTGATCTCCGCCGCGATCGCGGTGGCCGCCTCGGCGCTGTTCTTCCTCGATCATCGCGCCCTGCCCGGCTACGACATAGCCGACCTCGCGCGGATGCTGATGCTGGCGGCGACCGCGGCCGGCACCGCCCTGATCACAGGAATGCTGCGGCAGAAATGGATCGATGCCTTTGCCGCGGAGCAGCAGCACCACGCCACCGCGGCGCGGCTCGCTGCCGCGCTCGACCAGGTCGACATCGGCATCGTGCTGCTCGACGCCGATACCCGCGCCGAGTTCATCAACCGCGCCTTCCGGGATTATTTCGCGCTGTCCGACGCCCAGGCCGACAGCAAGCCGCCCTTCGTCGCGCTGATGTATCATGGCCGCGACACCGGCGCCTATCAATTGCCCGAAGACGAGCTGAGCGCGTTCGTCGCCAAGCGCATCGAGATGATGCGCGCAGGCGATTCCACGCCGATCAACCTCAATCTCGCCGACGGCCAGGTGCTGCGCTTCAGCTGCACGGCGCTGCCCGACGGCGGTCGCATGCTGAGCTATACGCCGGTTACCGACCTCGTGCGCCACACCGACGATCCGGCCCGCGCCGACGAATACCGGGCGCAGCGCGCCGGGCGCGAACGCCATCTCGCAAGGCTGCTGCGCGCCGCCGAGTGA
- a CDS encoding DUF1501 domain-containing protein, which produces MTMDCSESLMMQATSRRALLLGGASFAAWAYLPKFARAADGRDPRFVTIILRGALDGLATVAPIGDPDYAGLHGAIALRADGPNAAVMLDPFFGLHPAMPEFARMYRAKQAAVVHAVATSYRDRSHFDGQDVLESGFPGPGRVQSGWLNRALEALPKGERVTSALAVGPTTPLVLRGAAPTVGWAPTALPQAADDTAMRLLDLYQHRDPTLASALTQGLQLEKQAQGDEMKPKPGGGGVAAMRLVARGAAKLMAADDGPRIGALAFDGWDTHANEGGPVGRLAQLLGGLDGALAEFQSGLGARWRDTVIVVATEFGRTARINGTEGTDHGTGTIALLAGGAVNGGRMITDWPGLKPANLYQARDLAATTDLRAVIKGVLHDQFGIGERVLADAVFPDSAPAKPMKGLVV; this is translated from the coding sequence ATGACGATGGATTGCTCCGAGAGCCTGATGATGCAGGCGACGTCGCGGCGCGCGCTGCTGCTCGGCGGCGCCTCGTTTGCCGCCTGGGCCTATCTGCCGAAATTCGCGCGTGCCGCCGATGGCCGCGATCCACGCTTCGTCACCATCATCCTGCGCGGCGCGCTCGACGGTCTTGCGACCGTCGCGCCGATCGGCGATCCCGATTATGCCGGCCTGCATGGTGCGATCGCGCTGAGGGCGGATGGGCCGAACGCGGCCGTGATGCTCGACCCCTTCTTCGGGCTGCATCCGGCGATGCCGGAATTCGCGCGGATGTATCGTGCCAAGCAGGCCGCGGTGGTGCATGCGGTTGCGACCTCCTATCGCGATCGCTCGCATTTCGACGGCCAGGACGTGTTGGAGAGCGGCTTTCCCGGTCCCGGCCGCGTGCAGTCCGGCTGGCTCAACCGCGCGCTCGAAGCCTTGCCGAAGGGCGAGCGGGTGACGAGCGCGCTCGCGGTCGGCCCGACCACGCCTCTGGTGTTGCGCGGCGCCGCGCCGACCGTCGGCTGGGCGCCGACCGCGCTGCCGCAGGCCGCCGACGACACCGCGATGCGGCTGCTCGATCTCTATCAGCATCGCGATCCGACGCTGGCGAGCGCGCTGACGCAAGGCTTGCAACTCGAGAAGCAGGCGCAGGGCGACGAGATGAAGCCGAAGCCCGGCGGCGGCGGCGTGGCGGCGATGCGTCTGGTGGCGCGCGGCGCCGCCAAGCTGATGGCGGCGGATGACGGTCCGCGGATCGGTGCGCTCGCCTTCGACGGCTGGGATACCCATGCCAACGAGGGCGGGCCGGTCGGCCGGCTCGCGCAACTGCTCGGCGGTCTCGACGGCGCGCTGGCGGAATTCCAGAGCGGCCTCGGCGCGCGCTGGCGCGACACCGTGATCGTGGTCGCCACCGAGTTCGGCCGCACCGCGCGCATCAACGGCACCGAAGGTACCGACCACGGCACCGGTACCATCGCGCTGCTCGCCGGCGGTGCGGTGAATGGCGGCCGCATGATTACCGACTGGCCGGGCCTGAAGCCCGCCAACCTCTACCAGGCCCGCGACCTCGCTGCGACCACCGACCTGCGCGCCGTGATCAAGGGCGTGCTGCATGACCAGTTCGGAATTGGCGAGCGCGTGCTGGCGGATGCGGTGTTTCCGGACAGCGCGCCCGCGAAGCCGATGAAGGGGTTGGTGGTGTAG
- a CDS encoding MBL fold metallo-hydrolase — MIRDLARRDFLKASAALAGAAAANAFSCVEIASAAPIEVPTVDKLSIRVLVDSSYDLFFKPKQSGGVTIAPPPRGADYQKSLHNEWGLSLWLESETKGAQRTLMLDYGYTPEVLLNNMALVGVDPSKLDALIVSHGHYDHFGGLNGFLDKFRDKLPADVKLYAGGEDNFCHRVSATPTKGQFTDFGTLDRRQLAAQRVTTVLCETPTVIAGHAFTTGKINRRSVERVLPNTWVEFGIKDGLGCNASHYLPAELDGKIVPDEHIHEHATCFNVRDFGLVVISSCGHVGIVNSVKQAQEVSGIQKVHAIVGGFHLGPAPKDYLTEVVAEIKKLDPDVVVPMHCSGLNFVQEATAQMGDKVLVTTTGSRLSFGI, encoded by the coding sequence ATGATCAGGGATCTGGCACGACGCGACTTTCTGAAGGCATCCGCGGCGCTGGCCGGCGCGGCAGCGGCGAATGCATTTTCATGCGTCGAGATCGCGAGTGCCGCGCCGATCGAGGTGCCGACCGTCGACAAGCTCTCGATCCGCGTGCTGGTCGATTCCAGCTACGACCTGTTCTTCAAACCGAAACAGTCGGGCGGCGTCACGATCGCGCCGCCGCCGCGTGGAGCCGACTACCAGAAGTCGCTGCACAACGAATGGGGCCTGTCGCTGTGGCTGGAGTCGGAGACCAAGGGCGCGCAGCGCACGCTGATGCTCGACTACGGCTATACGCCGGAAGTCCTGCTCAACAACATGGCGCTGGTCGGCGTCGATCCGTCGAAGCTCGACGCGCTGATCGTGAGCCACGGGCATTACGACCATTTCGGCGGCCTCAACGGCTTCCTCGATAAATTCCGCGACAAGCTTCCGGCCGACGTCAAGCTCTACGCGGGCGGCGAGGACAATTTCTGCCACCGCGTCAGCGCCACCCCGACCAAGGGCCAGTTCACCGATTTCGGCACGCTGGACCGCCGCCAGCTCGCCGCGCAACGCGTCACTACCGTGCTGTGCGAGACCCCGACCGTGATCGCGGGCCACGCCTTCACGACCGGCAAGATCAACCGTCGCAGCGTCGAGCGCGTGCTGCCCAACACCTGGGTCGAGTTCGGCATCAAGGACGGGCTCGGCTGCAACGCCAGCCACTATCTGCCGGCCGAGCTGGACGGCAAGATCGTGCCCGACGAGCACATCCATGAGCATGCGACCTGCTTCAACGTGCGCGACTTCGGCCTCGTCGTGATCTCGTCCTGCGGCCATGTCGGCATCGTCAATTCGGTCAAGCAGGCGCAGGAGGTCTCGGGCATCCAGAAGGTGCACGCGATCGTCGGCGGCTTCCATCTCGGGCCGGCGCCGAAGGATTACCTCACCGAGGTCGTCGCCGAGATCAAGAAGCTCGACCCCGACGTAGTGGTCCCGATGCACTGCTCCGGGCTCAACTTCGTGCAGGAGGCGACCGCACAGATGGGCGACAAGGTGCTGGTCACGACCACCGGCAGCCGCCTTTCGTTCGGCATATGA
- a CDS encoding TetR/AcrR family transcriptional regulator — protein sequence MPRPSEPTRARIVQAASALFYNEGIRRVSVDEVAAKAGLTKRTLYYHFKSKDDLVAAYLAARDQPNLALFRKWFAEADGGLPAKVEAIFKNLARSARHPKWKGCGFLRTSAELANMPGHPAIRIGAAHKKKFEDWLRATFLEQRIADPQKLARQILLLLDGSFAVVLLHRDASYMETAGEAARTLIETALAMKGPKRRQATSCIRATSSGKMRR from the coding sequence ATGCCCCGCCCCTCCGAGCCGACCCGCGCGCGCATCGTCCAGGCGGCGAGCGCGCTGTTCTACAATGAAGGCATCCGCCGCGTCAGCGTCGACGAGGTCGCCGCCAAGGCCGGCCTCACCAAGCGCACGCTGTATTATCACTTCAAGAGCAAGGACGACCTGGTCGCCGCCTATCTCGCCGCGCGCGACCAACCCAACCTCGCGCTGTTCCGGAAATGGTTCGCGGAGGCCGACGGTGGCTTGCCGGCGAAGGTCGAGGCGATCTTCAAGAACCTCGCGCGCTCGGCGCGGCACCCGAAATGGAAGGGCTGCGGCTTCCTGCGCACCTCGGCCGAGCTTGCCAACATGCCCGGCCATCCCGCGATCAGGATCGGCGCCGCGCACAAGAAGAAGTTCGAGGACTGGCTGCGCGCGACCTTCTTGGAGCAGCGGATTGCCGATCCGCAAAAGCTGGCGCGGCAGATCCTGCTGCTGCTGGACGGATCATTCGCGGTGGTGCTGCTGCATCGCGACGCCAGCTACATGGAGACGGCCGGCGAGGCCGCGCGCACGCTGATCGAGACGGCGCTGGCGATGAAGGGGCCAAAACGGAGGCAGGCTACGAGTTGCATTCGGGCAACATCGTCCGGAAAGATGAGGCGTTAA
- a CDS encoding DUF1800 family protein, whose translation MARDSQAALIALNRFGFGARGGAAGDFINAASDPRGFVLTELARPNGALLEVPGLLSTPELGKQVFDYQFEIQQERNAAKAAQQGASEMPPQGSDAKPQPRRNLSLSSAAKEIAAKDPAMQSADNANAAMTLPAAMQPPTMQTMANPPKPPTEPPNIIQKTFRAEALARLQRGVIADCGFAERLVVFWSNHFCISANKGALARMWAGSFEREAIRPHVLGRFADMLKAVEQHPAMLFFLDNQQSLGPESRAGINRHRGLNENLAREIMELHTLGVGGGYTQDDVTSLARVITGWTFAGRQGQLGAPGSFVFNANAHQPGPQQVLGKTYAQAGIAQGEAVLSDIARHPSTAKFIATKFARHFVADDPPPALVARLQDTFSKTDGDLRALATALVGSNEAWQAPLTKMRSPYEFLVASGRLLARNPEDPGRYLNGLNVLGQPLWSPAGPNGFPDTAAAWAAPEGLKLRLDISAQLASQLADKFDPRDLLELIAADAASPETRRTIERAESRQQALALLLMSPEFQRR comes from the coding sequence ATGGCCCGTGATTCGCAAGCGGCGCTGATTGCGCTCAACCGGTTTGGATTCGGCGCCCGCGGCGGCGCAGCCGGCGACTTCATCAACGCGGCCTCCGATCCGCGCGGTTTCGTGCTGACGGAACTTGCGCGTCCGAACGGTGCGCTGCTCGAAGTGCCGGGCCTGCTCTCGACGCCAGAGCTCGGCAAGCAGGTGTTCGACTATCAGTTCGAGATCCAGCAGGAGCGCAACGCCGCCAAAGCCGCGCAGCAAGGTGCGAGCGAGATGCCACCGCAGGGCTCGGACGCGAAGCCGCAGCCGCGGCGCAATCTGTCGCTGTCGTCGGCGGCGAAGGAGATCGCGGCGAAGGATCCGGCGATGCAGTCGGCCGACAATGCCAATGCGGCGATGACGCTGCCGGCCGCGATGCAGCCTCCGACGATGCAGACGATGGCTAATCCACCGAAGCCGCCGACCGAGCCGCCCAACATCATCCAGAAGACGTTCCGCGCCGAGGCCTTGGCGCGGCTGCAGCGCGGCGTGATCGCCGATTGCGGTTTCGCCGAGCGGCTCGTGGTGTTCTGGTCCAACCACTTCTGCATCTCGGCCAACAAGGGCGCGCTGGCGCGGATGTGGGCCGGCTCGTTCGAGCGCGAGGCGATCCGCCCGCACGTGCTCGGCCGCTTCGCCGATATGCTGAAGGCGGTCGAGCAGCATCCGGCGATGCTGTTCTTCCTCGACAACCAGCAATCGCTCGGCCCGGAGTCGCGCGCCGGCATCAATCGCCACCGCGGCCTGAACGAGAATCTCGCCCGCGAGATCATGGAGCTGCATACGCTCGGCGTCGGCGGCGGCTACACCCAGGACGACGTGACGTCGCTGGCGCGCGTCATCACCGGCTGGACATTCGCCGGACGGCAGGGCCAGCTCGGCGCGCCCGGCAGCTTCGTGTTCAACGCCAACGCCCACCAGCCCGGTCCGCAGCAGGTGCTGGGCAAGACCTATGCGCAGGCCGGCATCGCGCAGGGCGAGGCAGTGCTGTCGGACATCGCGCGGCATCCCTCGACCGCAAAGTTCATCGCGACCAAGTTCGCGCGTCACTTCGTTGCCGACGATCCGCCGCCGGCACTGGTGGCGAGGCTGCAAGACACTTTCAGCAAGACCGACGGCGATCTCAGGGCGCTCGCCACCGCGCTCGTTGGATCCAACGAGGCGTGGCAGGCGCCATTGACAAAAATGCGTTCGCCTTACGAATTCCTGGTCGCGTCGGGCCGGCTGTTGGCGCGCAATCCCGAGGACCCGGGCCGCTATCTCAACGGCCTCAATGTGCTCGGCCAGCCGCTGTGGTCGCCGGCCGGGCCGAACGGTTTTCCGGACACCGCTGCCGCCTGGGCGGCGCCTGAAGGCCTCAAGCTCAGGCTCGACATCTCGGCGCAGCTCGCCTCACAGCTCGCCGACAAGTTCGATCCGCGCGACCTGCTCGAGCTGATTGCGGCAGATGCCGCATCGCCGGAGACGCGGCGCACGATCGAGCGCGCGGAATCGCGGCAGCAGGCGCTGGCGCTGCTGCTGATGTCGCCGGAATTCCAGAGGAGATGA
- a CDS encoding SCO family protein — protein MIRPILRGFAWVGAGLWLTLAPALAGDAPAQSARSAAEIMDILMWNREPVGGPFALTDQAGHARTDRDFRGRLMLVYFGFTFCPDVCPTDLQAIGLALDRLGPDGDQVQPIFITVDPERDTASHLADYVPMFHPRLIGLTGSADAIRKVADAYKVYYARVPQDAGDYTVDHTAYIYLMDRDGNYLGFFPPGTSADRMVEIIRPRLVAPAR, from the coding sequence ATGATCCGACCCATCCTGCGCGGTTTCGCTTGGGTGGGCGCCGGCCTATGGCTGACGCTGGCGCCGGCGCTGGCCGGCGACGCGCCAGCGCAATCGGCACGCTCGGCCGCCGAGATCATGGACATCCTGATGTGGAACAGGGAGCCGGTCGGCGGCCCGTTCGCACTGACCGATCAGGCCGGCCATGCGCGCACCGACAGGGACTTCCGCGGCAGGCTGATGCTGGTCTATTTCGGCTTCACCTTTTGCCCGGACGTCTGCCCGACCGATCTGCAGGCGATCGGGCTGGCGCTCGACAGGCTCGGCCCCGACGGCGACCAGGTGCAGCCGATCTTCATCACGGTCGATCCCGAGCGCGACACCGCAAGCCATCTCGCAGACTATGTGCCGATGTTTCATCCGCGCCTGATCGGGCTGACCGGCAGCGCCGATGCGATCCGCAAGGTCGCCGATGCCTACAAGGTCTATTACGCAAGGGTGCCGCAGGACGCCGGCGACTACACCGTCGATCACACCGCCTACATCTATCTGATGGACCGCGACGGCAATTATCTCGGCTTCTTCCCGCCGGGCACCTCGGCCGACCGCATGGTCGAGATCATCCGGCCGAGGCTCGTCGCGCCGGCGCGCTGA
- a CDS encoding HAD family phosphatase: protein MNTPWTVDAILLDMDGTLLDTEKVYFESLVAALNACGYTDDVVALCHSMVGLPGPVCEAMLRDHYGAAFPLDAVNLAFLEHRDRMMRAGLPLKSGTLDLLDAIAAAERPMAIVTSSSRRSAERNLSLAGIRDRFETLLTLDDVTHGKPDPALYLKAAAQLGVRPAACIAVEDSNHGVAAAHAAGAITLMVPDMAPPTEETRAKCAAVLPDLNAVLALLQERGAL from the coding sequence GTGAACACGCCCTGGACCGTCGACGCTATCCTGCTCGACATGGACGGCACGCTGCTCGACACCGAGAAGGTCTACTTCGAGAGCCTGGTCGCGGCGCTCAATGCATGCGGTTACACCGACGATGTCGTCGCGCTGTGCCATTCCATGGTCGGGCTTCCCGGCCCGGTCTGCGAAGCGATGCTGCGCGATCATTACGGCGCGGCGTTTCCGCTCGATGCCGTCAACCTTGCATTCCTCGAACATCGCGACCGGATGATGCGCGCGGGCCTGCCGCTCAAATCAGGCACGCTCGACCTGCTCGACGCCATCGCCGCCGCGGAACGCCCGATGGCGATCGTGACCTCGTCCTCGCGCCGCTCGGCCGAGCGCAACCTCAGCCTCGCCGGCATCCGCGATCGTTTCGAAACGCTGCTGACGCTCGACGACGTGACGCATGGCAAGCCCGACCCGGCGCTCTATCTCAAGGCCGCCGCGCAGCTCGGCGTGCGACCTGCGGCCTGCATCGCGGTCGAGGACTCCAACCACGGCGTCGCCGCCGCGCATGCCGCCGGCGCGATCACGCTGATGGTCCCGGACATGGCGCCGCCGACCGAGGAGACGCGGGCAAAATGCGCGGCTGTGTTGCCGGACCTCAACGCGGTGCTGGCGCTGCTGCAGGAGCGCGGCGCGCTTTAA
- a CDS encoding GNAT family N-acetyltransferase, producing MSDDVTIRFVTRDDYAQWLPLWDGYNAFYERSGPTALAPEITAMTWQRFFDAYEPMHALVADAGGELLGLTHYLFHRSTTAIAPTCYLQDLFTSQAARGKGVGRALINGVYAQAKLVGSPRVYWQTHETNHTAMQLYDKVADRPGFVIYRKIV from the coding sequence ATGTCCGACGACGTCACCATCCGCTTTGTCACCCGCGACGATTACGCCCAATGGCTTCCTCTGTGGGACGGCTACAACGCCTTCTATGAGCGGTCGGGACCGACCGCGCTCGCGCCCGAGATCACCGCGATGACGTGGCAGCGCTTCTTCGATGCATATGAGCCGATGCATGCGCTGGTCGCCGACGCCGGCGGCGAACTGCTCGGCCTGACGCACTATCTGTTTCACCGCTCGACCACCGCGATCGCGCCGACCTGTTATTTGCAGGATCTCTTCACCAGCCAGGCGGCGCGCGGCAAGGGCGTCGGCCGCGCGTTGATCAACGGCGTCTATGCGCAGGCCAAGCTTGTCGGATCGCCACGCGTCTACTGGCAGACGCATGAGACCAATCACACCGCAATGCAGCTTTATGACAAGGTCGCGGACCGGCCCGGCTTCGTCATCTATCGCAAGATTGTCTGA
- a CDS encoding crotonase/enoyl-CoA hydratase family protein, translating to MSEPILLETQDGIALITLNRPAQLNALNYALIDQLMAALDRIEGEAAVRAVIVTGAGERAFSAGADIKEFSGSVQQGAAVAVRDFVRRGQAMTARLEAFKKPVIAAVNGLAFGGGCEITEAVHLAIASDRALFAKPEIKLGMPPTFGGTQRLPRLAGRKRGLELLLPGDPFPPEHAREIGLINQIVPHDQLLNAARELAGRITRHSPGSVAGTITAVTRGLNMPIAEGLLVESEQFAALVPSRDLAEGLAAWKERRPAKYVGA from the coding sequence ATGTCCGAACCTATCCTGCTCGAGACCCAAGATGGGATCGCCCTGATCACGCTGAACCGCCCGGCGCAGCTCAACGCGCTGAACTACGCGCTGATCGACCAGCTGATGGCGGCGCTCGACCGCATCGAGGGCGAGGCCGCGGTGCGCGCCGTGATCGTGACCGGCGCCGGCGAGCGCGCGTTCTCGGCCGGCGCCGACATCAAGGAATTCTCTGGCAGCGTCCAACAGGGCGCGGCCGTCGCGGTGCGCGACTTCGTCCGCCGCGGTCAGGCGATGACCGCACGGCTCGAGGCGTTCAAGAAGCCTGTGATTGCCGCGGTCAACGGGCTCGCCTTCGGCGGTGGCTGCGAGATCACCGAAGCCGTGCATCTCGCCATCGCCAGCGACCGTGCGCTGTTTGCAAAACCCGAGATCAAGCTCGGCATGCCCCCGACCTTCGGCGGCACGCAGCGGCTGCCGCGGCTGGCCGGACGCAAGCGCGGACTGGAGCTGCTGCTGCCAGGCGATCCGTTCCCGCCCGAGCACGCGCGCGAGATCGGGCTGATCAACCAGATCGTGCCGCACGACCAATTGCTGAATGCGGCGCGCGAGCTCGCCGGCCGCATCACCAGGCACTCGCCGGGCAGCGTTGCCGGCACCATCACTGCGGTGACGCGCGGGCTGAACATGCCGATTGCCGAGGGCTTGCTGGTCGAGAGCGAGCAGTTCGCCGCGCTGGTGCCGAGCCGCGATCTCGCCGAGGGGTTGGCGGCGTGGAAGGAACGGCGACCGGCGAAGTATGTCGGGGCGTAG
- a CDS encoding peptidase M15, with protein sequence MIASSHAAIWLPREPVEAGMVNSRRVRAAALGGTVVLSSCIVSWFAAFGSAGIEKIDASVADAAAVVASIDGARAPAVAADAVSASSPATAMSNAAVDDPRARTKNEQEAVTTAHAVPTAHEPEPVVEAALTDPALPLDIQSLQAPAANTPDPEPRAARPAVDSVEILDECWDVDACIDRYLWALYQRTPKEDTIKVPEQRQVTVKRKKKMVTVTRTFTRLVDEDFAWKDAKAAEKAGMPMMDYVMGGVDRSFKLKLFHALLAAEQAGLSPGITSAFRDDYRQSIASGLKAASNKSYHGGSFRGGYGHGLAADIVSIDGATRDDRWRSSERLWKWVDAHGKEFGVARPYLGFDPPHLAPIDGKEYAAHRGGGETRQAALDTKTRSRHAARDSHVAAKRAKTAKSSKVRTI encoded by the coding sequence ATGATCGCATCGTCACATGCTGCAATCTGGCTCCCGAGGGAGCCCGTGGAGGCTGGGATGGTGAACTCGCGGCGGGTGCGGGCGGCGGCGTTGGGCGGGACGGTCGTTCTGTCGAGCTGCATTGTCTCGTGGTTTGCGGCGTTCGGTTCGGCTGGTATCGAGAAAATCGATGCGTCGGTCGCCGATGCGGCAGCCGTCGTTGCATCGATTGATGGGGCCCGCGCACCTGCTGTCGCCGCCGATGCCGTCTCGGCGAGTTCGCCGGCGACTGCCATGTCGAACGCTGCCGTCGACGACCCTCGTGCACGGACCAAGAATGAACAGGAAGCAGTGACGACCGCCCATGCTGTGCCGACTGCGCACGAACCGGAACCGGTCGTCGAGGCCGCGTTGACCGATCCGGCACTGCCGCTGGATATTCAATCGCTGCAGGCGCCGGCAGCGAACACGCCGGATCCGGAGCCTCGCGCGGCCAGGCCGGCGGTGGACTCCGTCGAAATCCTCGACGAGTGCTGGGACGTCGACGCCTGCATCGATCGCTATCTGTGGGCGCTCTATCAAAGGACGCCCAAGGAAGACACCATCAAGGTGCCGGAGCAGAGGCAGGTGACGGTCAAGAGAAAGAAGAAGATGGTGACGGTCACCAGAACCTTCACCAGGCTCGTCGATGAGGATTTCGCCTGGAAGGACGCCAAGGCGGCAGAAAAAGCCGGCATGCCGATGATGGACTACGTCATGGGAGGCGTCGATCGGAGCTTCAAGCTGAAGCTCTTTCATGCGCTTCTCGCGGCGGAACAGGCCGGCCTGTCGCCCGGCATCACCAGCGCCTTCCGAGATGACTACCGCCAGTCGATTGCAAGCGGGCTGAAGGCGGCCAGCAACAAGTCGTATCACGGCGGCAGCTTCCGTGGCGGTTACGGTCATGGGCTCGCAGCCGACATCGTCAGCATCGACGGCGCGACCCGCGACGACCGTTGGAGATCGTCGGAAAGGCTCTGGAAATGGGTCGACGCGCACGGCAAGGAGTTTGGCGTCGCGCGCCCCTATCTCGGTTTTGACCCGCCCCATCTGGCGCCGATCGATGGCAAGGAATATGCCGCGCACCGCGGTGGCGGCGAAACCCGACAGGCGGCGCTGGACACGAAGACGCGCAGCCGCCATGCGGCGCGCGATAGTCACGTCGCGGCGAAACGCGCAAAGACCGCGAAGTCATCGAAGGTGCGAACGATCTGA
- a CDS encoding DMT family protein has protein sequence MPAISPSLLPILMLFASNVFMTFAWYGHLKFKDHSLPIVILVSWGIAFFEYWLAVPANRWGSEVYSAAQLKTMQEVITLVVFAAFSVLYLKEPLGWNHALGFAFIAAGAFFIFHRWS, from the coding sequence ATGCCCGCCATTTCTCCGTCGCTGCTGCCGATCCTGATGCTGTTCGCCTCGAACGTCTTCATGACCTTCGCCTGGTACGGGCATCTCAAGTTCAAGGATCACTCGCTCCCCATCGTCATTCTGGTGAGCTGGGGCATCGCCTTCTTCGAATACTGGCTGGCGGTGCCGGCCAATCGCTGGGGCAGCGAGGTCTATAGCGCGGCACAGCTCAAGACCATGCAGGAGGTGATCACGCTGGTCGTGTTCGCAGCCTTCTCGGTCTTGTACCTGAAGGAGCCGCTGGGCTGGAATCACGCGCTCGGATTTGCCTTCATCGCCGCCGGCGCGTTCTTCATCTTCCACAGATGGAGCTAG